The following nucleotide sequence is from uncultured Roseateles sp..
ACCGGTGCCCACCACGGCAAGCGCGTGCAGGCCCTGGGCGGCGCGAAGAACCATATGGTGGTGATGCCCGACGCCGACATCAAGCAGACCGTCGATGCGCTGATCGGCTCGGCCTACGGCTCGGCCGGCGAGCGCTGCATGGCGATTTCGGTGGCGGTGCTGGTCGGCGATGTGGCCGACAAGATCGTGCCCCTGCTGGCCGAGCGCGCCCGCACCCTGAAGATCAAGAACGGCATGGAGCTGGACGCCGAAATGGGCCCCATCGTCACCCGTGAGGCGCTGAACCGCATCGAGGGCTATGTGGGCATAGGCGTGCAGGAGGGCGCTTCGCTGGTCGTCGATGGCCGCGGCCACAAGGTGGCCGGCCATGAGGCCGGCTTCTTCACCGGCGGCACCCTGTTCGACCACGTGACGCCGAATATGCGCATCTACAAGGAAGAGATCTTCGGCCCGGTGCTGGCCTGCGTGCGCGTGCCCGACTTCGCCGCCGCTGTCGAGCTGGTCAATGGCCATGAGTACGGCAATGGCGTGGCCTGCTTCACCAGCGACGGCAATGTGGCCCGCGAGTTCGCCCGCCGCATCCAGGTCGGCATGGTCGGCATCAATGTGCCGATTCCGGTGCCCATGGCCTGGCATGGCTTCGGCGGCTGGAGGAAGAGCCTGTTCGGCGATATGCATGCCTACGGTGAAGAGGGCGTGCGCTTCTACACCAAGCAGAAGAGCGTGATGCAGCGCTGGTCGTCCAGCGCTCCCAAGGGCGCGGAATTCGCCATGCCAACCTCGAAGTAGCACCCGGTAGGCGTCGGCGGGGTTGTTCCTCGAACAACCCCGCACTCTCGGGTGTTCAGGGTAAGCCCTTGGTGGTAAGGTCTGTTGACACGCAGCGCATCCGCTGCTGTTTTTTTCAGGCTGCCCCTATCCGAGATGTTCGACTCAAGCCCTGAATCCGCCCCCGAGCTGACCAGCGCACAGCTGGAAGAGCTGTTGCGCCAGGCACGCCAGGCGCGCGAGGCGTTGCAGCTGCCGCAGGGGCTGGCCCTGGCCCATCAGGTCTGGGTGGCGGCCGACGACCAGGGCTATCTGTCGGAGCAGATCGAGGCCGGCTATCTGCGCGTGTTTTTCCTGGTGCGCCAGGGCGCGCTGGCCGAGATGCTGCGGGCCGGCGAGGAAGTCACGGCCCTGATGCGCGAGCAGGGGCCCAGCGAGCAGCTCTGCGAAGTGCTGCGCTGGATGACCTTGAGCAGCTTCGAATCCGGCGACTTCGAGCCCGCGATGCGCTTTGCCCATGAGGGCTGCTCGGTTGCCCAGCGCCTGGGCAACACGCGGCAGATTGCGCTGTCGCTGAACGCGCTGGCGGCGGTGTTCGAACGGATGGGCGACCCCTGGCAGGCCGAGCGCCTGATGGGCGAGGCGGCGGCCCTGGTGCGCGAGGGCGATTACGCCTTCGAGCGCATGATTTCGCTGAACAATCTCTGCGCCGTGACGCTGGGCGCCTACTACCTGCTGCAGGACGGCGAACGCTTTGATCTGGCCCGGCAGGCGCTGCAGCGTGGCAAGCAGTACGCGACCGAGGCCTTTGCGCTGGCTCAGGCGGCGGGTGACCCGTTTTCCCATGTGCTGACGGCCGGCAATCTGGGCGAGGTGGGCCTGCAGCTGGGCGATCTCGACGCGGCCGAGGCGCTGCTGCGGCCGGCGCTGGAGCAGGCCCAGGAGCATGGCCTGCAAGCCCATGTGCTGCGCCTGCGCTGCGTGCTGGCCGATCTGGCGCTGACGCGCGGGCAGGCCGAACAAGCCCATCAGGAGGTCAGCGGCCTGCTCGAGAATCTGAACGAGATGGCCTCGGTGCCGACGCGGCTGCGCGTGCACAAGCTGATGCACCGCAGCAGCAAGGCGCTGGGCTTGACGGCCGAGGCGCTGGAGCATCTGGAGGCACTGCACAAGATCGAGCGGCGCAGCACCACGGTGCAACTGGAGGCGCAGTCGCGCTTCTTCGTCACCCGGCTGGAGGCCGAACAGGCACGGCTGCAGGCCGAGCAGGCGGCTTCGTTTTCGCCACTCGGCGGGCCGGCCGCGCCGGTCGCTGCCGGACCGGACAATATCGATCCCCTCACCGGCCTGCGCAACCGCCGCCATCTGGAGTCGGTGATGCCCGGCCTGATGCTGACCGCCGAGGCCAAGAGCGCCTCGCTGACCCTGGCCCTGATCGACGTCGATCACCTCAAACACGTCAACACCGAGTTCGGCTATGCCGCCGGCGACCAGGTCCTGCAGCGCCTGGCCGACATGCTGCGCGACAACACCCGCGGCTCCGACATCCTGGTGCGCATGGACGGCGAGGAGTTTCTGGTCGTCTTTCCCGACACCGTGGCCGACCGTGCCTTCGAGGTCTGCGAACGTTTACGCGAGCATGTCGAGCTGCACCCCTGGAACGAAGTCGCGCCGGGCCTGCATGTCACGCTCAGCATAGGCCTGGCCAGCGCGCCGCCCTATGGCACCGACCTGCTGGCCGGCCGGGCGCAGAACGCCATGTACCGGGCCAAGCATCTGGGCATGAACCGGGTGGCCTTAGCCTGAATACCTTGTGGGTCAGACCTTGAGACCTGTGCGCAGCGCAGCCGAGAGTTCTGACCCCAACTGATTGGGTGTTTGTCTCCATGCTGCCAAAAATTGCTTTGATTACCGGCGCTGGCCGTGGCATCGGCGCCGCGACGGCGCTGCTCTGTGCCGAGCGGGGCTATGACCTGGCGCTGAACTACGCCCGCGATGAAGTGAGTGCGCTGGCGCTGGCCGAGCAGATTCGGGCGATGGGCCGGCGCGCCCTGCTGGTGCAGGCCGATGTGTCGCAAGAGGCCGAGGTGCTGCGCATGTTTGCCGCCATCGATGCCGGGCTGGGCCCGCTGACGGCCCTGGTCAACAACGCCGGCATCGTCGCCCCCGGTGCGCGGCTCGAGCAGATGACGGCCGAACGCATGCGCCGCGTGTTCGAGGTCAATGTGCTGGGCAGTTTGCTGTGTGCCCGCGAGGCGGTGCGGCGGATGGGCCGATCAAATGGCGGCAACGGTGGCGCCATCGTCAATGTCTCGTCGCGCGCGGCCCAGCTGGGCTCGCCGGGCGTGTATGTGGACTACGCCGCCAGCAAGGGCGCGATCGACACTTTCACCGTCGGCCTGGCGCGCGAGGTGGCCGGGGACGGCATACGCGTGAATGGCGTGCGGCCGGGCATTATCGATACCGAGATCCATGCCGGTGGCGGTCTCGGCGCCCAGCTGCCCGGCGTCGTTGCCGGCCTGCCGATGGCGCGCATGGGCACGGCGCAGGAGATTGCCCAGGCCATCGTCTGGCTGCTGTCCGATGCGGCCAGCTACACGACCGGGGCGCTGCTGGACGTCAGTGGCGGACGTTAACGTCGCTGCACCAGCACCGGTGTGAGATTGAGCGCTGCGCGCAGCCGCTCGGCTGCCTGGCGCGCCTCCTCGCGCGTCGGGTAGGGCCCGGCCTGCAGCCGGTGCAGGCTGCTGTCCTTGAAGATGGTCAGCAGCGGGGCCAGGCCCTCCAGATCGGCTGCCAGCTTCTGGCGCAGCGTTTCGGCCCCGTCCAGCCGTGAGAACGCGCCCAGCTGCAGCCAGTAGCCCGGGCTGGCGATCTTGGGGGCGGTGGGCAGGGCCGCCTCATCGTCGGGCAGCAGCAGGGCCGGATCGACCCTGGCCGCGGGCGCGAAGGTGAGGCTGCGCTCCGGCGCCCCGGCCGCCTCGCTGGCCACGAACACCGGCGTCGGGTTGTCGCGCCGCCAGGCGCCGGTGCGTATGTCCTCGAAGGTCAGGCGCTCGACCTCGACGGGGGTCACGCCACGCAGAATGTCCAGCTTCAGCGCAGCGGTGTAGCTGAGGTCGATCACACGCCCGCCATGGAAGGGGCCACGGTCATTGACGCGCACCAGCACCTCGCGGCCATTGGCCGGGTTGCGCACCCGGGCATAGCTGGGAATGGGCATGGTCGGGTGGGCGGCCGTCATCGCATACATGTTGTAGGTCTCGCCGCTGGAGGTCGAGCGGCCGTGGAACTTGCGGCCATACCAGGAGGCCAGGCCGCGCTCGACCAGCGGCTGGTCACCGGTCAGCGGCTCGTAGCGCCGGCCCAGCACCTCGTAGGGCTTGTTGGGCCCGCCCTGGCGCAGGGGCTCGACGCGCGGCTCGGCATCGGGCACCAGGTGCAGATTGGGCGGAATCACTGCCTCGGGGCCGTCGCGTCCCGGGTCGGGGGCGGGGCGGGGTGCGGTCGGCCCTGGCGCCGAGGAGGGCGTTCGAGGCGCGCCGGCGCAGCCGGCCAGCAGCAGGGCGACGGCCAGCACCGACAGCAATGGCCCGCGGCGCAGATGAAGCCTATCCATGGCGCGAGTGTAGGGCTCTTGCCCGCCGCGGCTGCCGCCGGGCCTGTGCGCCCTGCGCGCGGTATCCGCAAAGCCCACATGGGGCGGGCGCGGCCTGCGCGGTATCCTGCCGTTTTCCATTCACTGCCAACCACCGGGCCCGACCATGAGCAACTACATCTTTGCCCCCCAAGAGCAACCCAGCGTGGCGGTGCGCGGCAGCAGCGCCCGTTACGCGGTGTCGCGCATCTACTGCGTCGGCCGCAACTATGCCGCCCATGCGCGCGAGATGGGCGGCAACCCCGACCGCGAGCCGCCCTTTTACTTCACCAAGCCGGCCAATGCGCTGGTGCCCTCGGGCGCCACCGTGGCCTATCCACCCGGCACCAAGAACTACCACTACGAGATGGAGCTGGTGATCGCCATCGGCAAGCCGGTGTTCCGCGTCGCGGTTGAAGACGCGCTGGATGCCGTCTGGGGCTATGCCGCCGGCCTGGACATGACGCGCCGCGATCTGCAGGCCGAGGCCAAGGCGGCCGGCCGGCCCTGGGATCTGGCCAAGGGCTTCGAGCAATCGGCGGTGATCACCGAGCTGGTGCCTGCGGCCACGCTGGGCCACTTGGCCAAGGGCCGCATCGCGCTGTCCGTCAATGGCACGGTCAAGCAGCAAAGCGACCTGGCCGACATGATCTGGAGCGTGCCCGAGATCGTCGCCAACCTGTCGCAGTTCTACCATCTGCAGCCCGGCGACCTGATCTACACCGGCACGCCCGAGGGCGTCGGCGCGGTGCAGGCGGGTGACCTGATCACCGGCGAAATCGAAGGCCTTGACACGCTGAGCCTGAAGGTTGCCGCCGCGGAATAAACTCCGCCCATGTTTGAGCACAACGAAACCCTCGAAGAGGCGCGCCAGCGCAATATCCGCGACGCGCTGTTCGAGGACGTCGGCCTGTGCGACTGGACGGCCCAGCTGGTGCCGGCCGGTCAGCGCGTCAAGGCCCATGTGAGGGTGCGCGAAGCCGCGGTGCTGTGCGGCCGCGGCTGGTTCGACGGTACCCTGGCCGCGCTGGACCCGAGCGCGCGCATCGAGTGGCAGTACCAGGAGGGCGAGCTGATGAGCGCCGACACGGTGGTCTGCCAGATCACCGCCGACGCCCGCGCCCTGCTCACCGCCGAGCGTCCGGCGCTGAATTTTCTGCAACTGCTGTCGGCCACCGCCACGCTCACCCATGCCCATGTGCAGGCCATCGCCGGTGCCTCGACCAATCCGAACGGCTGCGCGGTGCTGGACACGCGCAAGACCCTGCCCGGCCTGCGCCTGGCGCAGAAGTACGCGGTGCGCGTCGGTGGCGGGCAGAACCAGCGCCTGGCCCTGTACGACGGCATCCTGATCAAGGAAAACCATATCGCCGCCGCCGGTGGCGTGCGCGCTGCCGTGCTGGCGGCGCAGGACCTGCATGCCGGCGTGGGCATACAGGTCGAGGTCGAGAACCTGGGCGAGCTGATCGAGGCATTGGAGGCCGGGGCCGAAAGCGTGCTGCTGGACAACTTCAGCGAGGCGATGATGGTCGAGGCCGTGGCCCTGACCGGCGGACGCGCGCTGCTCGAGGTCTCGGGCGGCGTGGCGCTGGACCAGCTGCGCTGGATTGCCGCCACCGGCGTCGATCGCATCTCGATCGGCCGGCTGACCAAGGACGTCAAGGCGGTGGATTACTCGATGCGGGTCGAGGGGCCGGCCTGAGGGCTTGAGGGTTCAAGCGGTTCTTGGCCGCGCCCTCAGGGCCGCGATACGGCCGCGCAGCGCCGCCTGCTGCTGCTCCAGCTCGGCCAGCTTGGCGGCCCAGTCGACCCGGCTCAGCTGCGTCGATTGATACAGGAACAGGGCATGCTGGGTGGCCAGCAGACGGTCGCCGGCCTCGCCCTCGGCTCGCGCCAGCGCAGCCACCCGGGGCGAGAAGCGCAGCGTATCGACCCCTGCCGCCAGCGCACTCAGCCGCTCGTGCGAACTCTCCATCATCATCAGCCGGCGCTGCGCTTTTTGCAGCTCGACCTCGGGGTTCTGCACCTCGAGCGCCGGGGCCGCGGTGACGGTGACGCGGTCGGGTGCCGGGGGCAGCCAGGCCGTCCAGGCGATGAAACCGGCCAGCCCCATGGCGGTCATTGCGAGGCCGCGGTACCAGGCCTGCCGGCTGCTTTCGGACAGAGACAGCGTCAGCGAGGGGGTGTGGGGCAGGGCAGCGGCAAGCATGATGGGGATTCCGGGCAACAGTCAGCGATGAGCAGACTGTGCGACGGGCCCGTATCAAGGCGGTTGCGGTGCCGGTTTCGTTTGTTTCAGGCTCAGGGGGCGTCGGGACTGAACAGCCACAGCAGCGCCGGCTTGAACTCAGCCCGCCAGGCGTCTTCGTTGTGCTCGGCCGCGGCCTGGGTGCTGAAACGCAGCTGTTCGGCCGGCAGGGCATGGCCGCTCAACGCCGCGACCATCTGCCGTGCATCGCGGTTCATCTCCCCGCCTTCGCGGCCGCCCATGTAAAGGTACAGCCGCGCATCGGCCGGCAGCGGACGCTGCGGGGCGTCGCGCAGCGCCGGTGCCGCCCAGTAGGACGGCGAGAAGATGCCGGCCTTGCTGAACACCTGCGGGTATTGCTGGATCGCATAGTGCGAGATCAGCCCGCCCATCGAGCTGCCCATCACCGCCGTGTGCTCGCGCCCGGGCCGGGTGCGGTATTGGCGGTCGATGTGCGGCTTCACCACCTCGACGATGAAGCGCGTGTAGGCCGCCCCCTCGCCCTTGCCGAACTTCGGATGGTCCCAGGGGTTGAGCTCGGTCATGCGCTGGTCGCCGCCGTTGTCTATGCCGACGACGATCAGCTTCAGCCCATGGCTGCGCGCCAGTTCGTCCAGGGTCTCGTCCACGCCCCACTCGCCGGCATAGGAGGTGAAGTCGTCGAACAGGTTCTGGCCATCGTGCATATAAAGCACCGGGTAGCGCTCGCTGCTCTGGGCATAGCCGGGAGGCAGATAGATGCGCAGCTGGCGTTGGCGGTCCATGCCGGGCATGGCCAGGGCCGTGGGCAACACCTCGACGCCGGGCAGGGCCGTGTGCGTCTTGACCCGGGGAGGAGCGGCGCAGCCCGCCAGGGTGAGCAGCAGGGCGGCGCCCGCGGTCAGCGTCAGCGTTCGTCTGATCATGTCTTGCTCCCGGGTGTTGCGGGGATGGCATAGAAGCTGAGAAACATGTCCACGCTGTCGTTCAGCAACCGGGTCTGCTCGGCCGCCGTCAGCGCCTGCTGGCCCATGGCCAGCTGGGGCCAGAAGGCCGAGCCCTTGAGCAGGGCCTGCAGCTGGTGGGCGGCGAACTGCGCATCGGCCGGGCGCAGCCGGCCGTCCTGCTGGGCCGCCCGTATCCAGGCGGCCAGGCCGGCGTCACCGTCTTCTTTTTCGCCGAGCCGCTCGACCATCGCCTGGGCCCGTTCGGGCGCATGCATCATCTCGGCCACGGCCACCCGCACCAGGTTCAGAAAACTCGGGTCATTGATCAGGCGCAGCTTGCCGGCCATCAGCGCCAGCAGCTGGTCGCGCAAGGGGCGGGCGGGGTCGTAGACCACCACGTCCAGGCCCTTGGCGCGCTGCCACAGCTGCATCAGGATTTCGGCGAACAGCTCGTCTTTGCTGGGGAAGTGGTTGTAGACGGTGCGCTTGGAGACCTCGGCTGCGGCGGCGATGCGGTCCATGCTGGTGCCGCCGAAGCCATGCTCGCGGAATTCGGCTATCGCGGCTCGCACGATGGCCTCGCGTTTTCTGTCGGTCAGGCGGCTGGGCGGCGCGGTGGGCATGTGCGAAGGGTCTTGGATACGGAGTGGAATAAAAATTTTACACCGGCCAGTTTACTTTTCAAAAACTCAATACTACACTGTGTAGTGTAATTTCTGGCCTGCCTTCCCGCTGAGCCTCATCCTCGTTGTTGGAGTCCTGACCACCATGGCCTACCGTCCTTTCAAAGCCTTGCGCTCCGCCGCCGCTCAGTTCCCGCAGTCGCCGCAGTTCGTGCGCGGCAAGTTCCGCAACGAGGCGCCGGCCCAGCGCCTGGGTTGGGAGAAGACGCTGCAGGTGATGTGGCGCTTTGTGCTCGACAAGCCGGCCGATGCGACGCCCAAGCGGCCGATTCCCGTGCTGCCGCTGACCCACACCGACCTGCTGGCCGCGCCCGATGGCAGCCTGTTCCGCCTCGGCCACTCGACCATGCTGCTGAAGCTGCAGGGCGAGTTCTGGCTCACCGATCCGGTGTTTTCCGAGCGCGCCTCGCCGTTCCAGTGGCTGGGCCCGAAGCGCTTCCACGCGCCGCCGATTGCCATCGCCGAGCTGCCGGCCATCAAGGGCGTGATCCTGTCGCACGACCACTACGACCATCTGGATCATGCCGCCATCCTGGCGCTGCGTCCCAAGGTCGAGCATTTCCTGACGCCGCTGGGCGTCGGCGACCGGCTGATCGAATGGGGCGTGCCGGCGGCCAAGGTGCAGCAGTTCGACTGGTGGCAGGGCGTGACGATTGCCGGTGTGCGCTTCGTCGCCACGCCGGCCCAGCATTTCTCGGGCCGGTCCTTGAGCGACGGCAACACCACCTTGTGGGCCTCCTGGGTCATCATCAGCGACGAGCTGCGCGTGTTCTTCAGCGGCGACACCGGCTATTTCGACGGCTTCAAGGCGATTGGCGAGCGCTTCGGCCCCTTCGACCTGACCCTGATCGAGACCGGCGCCTACAACACCGACTGGCCCGATGTGCATATGCAGCCCGAGCAAAGCCTGCAGGCCCATCTGGACGTCAGGGGCCGCTGGTTGCTGCCGGTGCACAACGGTACTTTCGATCTGGCCCTGCATCCCTGGCAGGAGCCCTTCGAGCGCATCACCGCGCTGGCCGCCGCCCAGGGCGTGCCCATGAGTGCGCCCAGGATGGGTGAGCGCATCAGCATCAAGGCGCCGCCGGCCTCCACCGGCTGGTGGCGCGAGCCGGCCGTCGAGCCGCTGGGCCTGAGCGCTCAGCCGGCCAGCGGTTCGTAAATCACCACCTCGCCCTGACGCCCGCGCACGGCCACCGGCCCCAGCACGGCGCAGGGCAGGGCGCCACCCAGCCGCGCATGGGTGGCCTCGCTGATCAGCAGCGAGGCGCCGCGCTGGCCGCACAGCTCCTGCAGACGGGCGGCCAGATTGACGTTGTCTCCCAGCACCGTGTAGGCACGGCGCTGGCGCGAGCCCAGGTCGCCGACCACCATAGACCCGCTGTGGATGCCTATGCTGATCGCCAGCTGGGGCCGGCCGGCGGCGGCGAAGCGCGCGTTCAAGCGCGTCAGTTCGGCCTGCATGGCCAGCGCCGCCTGCACCGCGTGCAGGGCATGGTCGGCATCGTCCAGCGGCGCGCCCCAGAAGGCCATCAGCGCATCGCCCATGTATTTGTCCAGGGTGCCGCGGTGCGTGCCGACGATCTCGGTCATGGCGGAAAAGTACTCGTGCATCAGCGCCGCCAGCTCAGCGGGGCTCAGCCGCTCGGCGATGCCGGTGAAGCCGCGCACATCGGCGAACAGCACGGTCAGCTCGGCGCTGCGGCTGGCCATCGAATAGCGGCCGGGATGCAAGCTCATCTCCTGCACCAGGGCCGGCGGCACGTAATGGCCGAACAGCGCGCCCAGGCGCCGCTTGGCACCCCGCTCGCCGAAGTAGGCGAACAGCAGGTGCAGGCCCAGCAGGCCGGGCAGCAGCAGCAGGCCCGCGGCCAGCGGCAGCGCCTGCCGGGCCCAGACCCAGGCGGTGAAGTTCAGGCCCAGCAGCAGCACCAGCCACAGCAGGGCGGAGGCGATCACGCCCGGCCAGCTCAGCCGCGGCAGCAGCCACAGCAGGCTCAGGCCCATCAGCAGCAGCACGGCGGCCTCCAGCGCCGGGGCATGGCCGGGCGCGCTGGCCAGGCTGCCGTCGAGCAGACCCGACAGCACGCTGGCATGGACGGCCACGCCCGGATAGGCGCTGGCCAGCGGCGTGGTGCGCTGGTCCAGCAGGCCCGGCGCGCTGCTGCCCAGCAGCACCACACGGCCGCGCAGCGCGTCCGCCGGCAGGCGCCCGGCGAGCAGATCGGCGACCGAATAGCGGGCATAGTCGCCGCCGGCGGCTCGGTAGGGCACGAGCACGGCGGCCTGGCCATCGGTGGGCAAGAGCAGCGGGCCGCGCGGCGTGGCCAGGCTCAGGCCGACCAGCGGCGCCGGGCAGGCGACCAGGGGCGCCCGCACCGGCGTGATGGCCGCGTTGCCCATCAAGGTCTGCGCCAGCACCAGGGGCAGGGCGGCATAGGCCTGGCCCTGGTGCCGCGCCAGCAGCGGCATGCGTCGGGTGATGCCATCGGCATCGGCCAGCGCATTCAGAAAACCGGCCTGGGTACTGGCCTGCTGCAGCGGCGCCAGGTTGGCGCCATAGCCCTGCCAGTCGGTCAGCGCCGCGAGCTGCGAGCCCATCACGGCCGGCGCCACGCTGGGCGGCGGCAGGCTGCCGATGCGCGCCGCGCCGTCGGCGTTCGACAGATGAAAGCCCAGCACCACCGCATGCTGCTGCAACACCCGGGCCAGGCGGGCGTCATGGTCCAGGCTGGGGCGCAGCGTCTGCAGCTGATCGGTGAAGGCCGTGTCATCGCGCAGCGGGCCGGCGGCCAGCGCCTCCAGCGTGCTCAGGCCGGAGCTGTCGTCGGGTTCGGCCAGCACCATGTCCAGGCCCAGCAACAGTGCGCCCCCGGGGCTGAAGGCCTTTTCGATGACCTCGGCCAGCAGCGAGCGCTTCCAGGGCCAGCGGCCCAGCTGAGCCAAGGACCGCTCGTCGATGTCCAGTATCACGATGCGTGGGTCGGCTGTGGCCGGGGCGAACAGGCGCAGCCGGGCGTCATACAGCTGCAGCTCCAGCCGCGCCAGGCCGGGCAGCTGCAGATGCTGGGTGGCGTGGGCCAGCATCAGCCCCACCAGACCCAGGCCGGCCAGCCAACGCAGCAGCGCCGGCCAGGCGGCCAACCAGCGCTCAGCGAAGCTTGATCTCGACACGGCGGTTGCGCGCTTCGGCCACCTCATCGGCGGTGGGCACCAACGGCTCGCGCTCGCCCCGGCCGGCGACGCTGATCAGCTCGCGTGCCACGCCCAGGGCCACCAGCAGTTCGCGCACCGCCTGCGCCCGTGCCAGCGACAGCCGGTCGTTGGCCTCGGACCCACCCACGCGGTCGGTGTGGCCGGTCACCATCAGCTCGCCCGCCGCCTGGGCGGCCAGCGCCGCGCGCACCTCGGCCAGCACCGGGGCCGTCTCGGGCGTCAGCCCGTCGGCGTTGCTGCGGAAGTTGACGGTGAAGCTGCGCGGGCGCGGCGGCTGCATGGCCAGCAGAGGACCGTAGGCACGCTGCACCGCCTCGGCACTGCTCAGGCCGGAGCGCAGCTGCCCGCCCGCCACCTCGGCCTG
It contains:
- a CDS encoding septal ring lytic transglycosylase RlpA family protein; the protein is MDRLHLRRGPLLSVLAVALLLAGCAGAPRTPSSAPGPTAPRPAPDPGRDGPEAVIPPNLHLVPDAEPRVEPLRQGGPNKPYEVLGRRYEPLTGDQPLVERGLASWYGRKFHGRSTSSGETYNMYAMTAAHPTMPIPSYARVRNPANGREVLVRVNDRGPFHGGRVIDLSYTAALKLDILRGVTPVEVERLTFEDIRTGAWRRDNPTPVFVASEAAGAPERSLTFAPAARVDPALLLPDDEAALPTAPKIASPGYWLQLGAFSRLDGAETLRQKLAADLEGLAPLLTIFKDSSLHRLQAGPYPTREEARQAAERLRAALNLTPVLVQRR
- a CDS encoding fumarylacetoacetate hydrolase family protein, with the protein product MSNYIFAPQEQPSVAVRGSSARYAVSRIYCVGRNYAAHAREMGGNPDREPPFYFTKPANALVPSGATVAYPPGTKNYHYEMELVIAIGKPVFRVAVEDALDAVWGYAAGLDMTRRDLQAEAKAAGRPWDLAKGFEQSAVITELVPAATLGHLAKGRIALSVNGTVKQQSDLADMIWSVPEIVANLSQFYHLQPGDLIYTGTPEGVGAVQAGDLITGEIEGLDTLSLKVAAAE
- a CDS encoding TetR/AcrR family transcriptional regulator, with product MPTAPPSRLTDRKREAIVRAAIAEFREHGFGGTSMDRIAAAAEVSKRTVYNHFPSKDELFAEILMQLWQRAKGLDVVVYDPARPLRDQLLALMAGKLRLINDPSFLNLVRVAVAEMMHAPERAQAMVERLGEKEDGDAGLAAWIRAAQQDGRLRPADAQFAAHQLQALLKGSAFWPQLAMGQQALTAAEQTRLLNDSVDMFLSFYAIPATPGSKT
- a CDS encoding SDR family oxidoreductase, with amino-acid sequence MPKIALITGAGRGIGAATALLCAERGYDLALNYARDEVSALALAEQIRAMGRRALLVQADVSQEAEVLRMFAAIDAGLGPLTALVNNAGIVAPGARLEQMTAERMRRVFEVNVLGSLLCAREAVRRMGRSNGGNGGAIVNVSSRAAQLGSPGVYVDYAASKGAIDTFTVGLAREVAGDGIRVNGVRPGIIDTEIHAGGGLGAQLPGVVAGLPMARMGTAQEIAQAIVWLLSDAASYTTGALLDVSGGR
- a CDS encoding MBL fold metallo-hydrolase — protein: MAYRPFKALRSAAAQFPQSPQFVRGKFRNEAPAQRLGWEKTLQVMWRFVLDKPADATPKRPIPVLPLTHTDLLAAPDGSLFRLGHSTMLLKLQGEFWLTDPVFSERASPFQWLGPKRFHAPPIAIAELPAIKGVILSHDHYDHLDHAAILALRPKVEHFLTPLGVGDRLIEWGVPAAKVQQFDWWQGVTIAGVRFVATPAQHFSGRSLSDGNTTLWASWVIISDELRVFFSGDTGYFDGFKAIGERFGPFDLTLIETGAYNTDWPDVHMQPEQSLQAHLDVRGRWLLPVHNGTFDLALHPWQEPFERITALAAAQGVPMSAPRMGERISIKAPPASTGWWREPAVEPLGLSAQPASGS
- a CDS encoding diguanylate cyclase, yielding MFDSSPESAPELTSAQLEELLRQARQAREALQLPQGLALAHQVWVAADDQGYLSEQIEAGYLRVFFLVRQGALAEMLRAGEEVTALMREQGPSEQLCEVLRWMTLSSFESGDFEPAMRFAHEGCSVAQRLGNTRQIALSLNALAAVFERMGDPWQAERLMGEAAALVREGDYAFERMISLNNLCAVTLGAYYLLQDGERFDLARQALQRGKQYATEAFALAQAAGDPFSHVLTAGNLGEVGLQLGDLDAAEALLRPALEQAQEHGLQAHVLRLRCVLADLALTRGQAEQAHQEVSGLLENLNEMASVPTRLRVHKLMHRSSKALGLTAEALEHLEALHKIERRSTTVQLEAQSRFFVTRLEAEQARLQAEQAASFSPLGGPAAPVAAGPDNIDPLTGLRNRRHLESVMPGLMLTAEAKSASLTLALIDVDHLKHVNTEFGYAAGDQVLQRLADMLRDNTRGSDILVRMDGEEFLVVFPDTVADRAFEVCERLREHVELHPWNEVAPGLHVTLSIGLASAPPYGTDLLAGRAQNAMYRAKHLGMNRVALA
- a CDS encoding alpha/beta hydrolase-fold protein, whose product is MIRRTLTLTAGAALLLTLAGCAAPPRVKTHTALPGVEVLPTALAMPGMDRQRQLRIYLPPGYAQSSERYPVLYMHDGQNLFDDFTSYAGEWGVDETLDELARSHGLKLIVVGIDNGGDQRMTELNPWDHPKFGKGEGAAYTRFIVEVVKPHIDRQYRTRPGREHTAVMGSSMGGLISHYAIQQYPQVFSKAGIFSPSYWAAPALRDAPQRPLPADARLYLYMGGREGGEMNRDARQMVAALSGHALPAEQLRFSTQAAAEHNEDAWRAEFKPALLWLFSPDAP
- a CDS encoding CoA-acylating methylmalonate-semialdehyde dehydrogenase, producing the protein MAAPAAFTSNTDITHFINGKPQAATGGRKQAVYNPATGEVARQVHLASVEDVNGAVAAAKAAFPAWADAPPLRRARVMFKFLELLNQQRDALAAIITAEHGKVFTDAQGEVTRGIDIVEFACGIPQLLKGDYTEQVSTGIDNWTMRQPLGVVAGITPFNFPVMVPMWMFPVAIACGNTFVLKPSERDPAASLFIAELLRQAGLPDGVFNVVQGDKVAVDTLLGHPDVKALSFVGSTPIAQYIYETGAHHGKRVQALGGAKNHMVVMPDADIKQTVDALIGSAYGSAGERCMAISVAVLVGDVADKIVPLLAERARTLKIKNGMELDAEMGPIVTREALNRIEGYVGIGVQEGASLVVDGRGHKVAGHEAGFFTGGTLFDHVTPNMRIYKEEIFGPVLACVRVPDFAAAVELVNGHEYGNGVACFTSDGNVAREFARRIQVGMVGINVPIPVPMAWHGFGGWRKSLFGDMHAYGEEGVRFYTKQKSVMQRWSSSAPKGAEFAMPTSK
- the nadC gene encoding carboxylating nicotinate-nucleotide diphosphorylase; this translates as MFEHNETLEEARQRNIRDALFEDVGLCDWTAQLVPAGQRVKAHVRVREAAVLCGRGWFDGTLAALDPSARIEWQYQEGELMSADTVVCQITADARALLTAERPALNFLQLLSATATLTHAHVQAIAGASTNPNGCAVLDTRKTLPGLRLAQKYAVRVGGGQNQRLALYDGILIKENHIAAAGGVRAAVLAAQDLHAGVGIQVEVENLGELIEALEAGAESVLLDNFSEAMMVEAVALTGGRALLEVSGGVALDQLRWIAATGVDRISIGRLTKDVKAVDYSMRVEGPA